The Limanda limanda chromosome 20, fLimLim1.1, whole genome shotgun sequence genome has a segment encoding these proteins:
- the LOC133026862 gene encoding cadherin-7-like isoform X2, producing the protein MSPLGVIRTALPNMDRETRDQYVLVIQAKDMVGQMGGLSGTTSVTVTLTDVNDNPPRFTHSDYQYSVPESLPVRSVVARIKAADADIGSNAEMDYRIMDGDGPGTFNITTDDVTQDGVIVLLKPLDYETKSSFSLRVEATNRNIDTNFLTLGPFSDTTSVKVTVEDVNEPPVFSSPLSRMVISEDAKVGTSIGRVSAHDPDTSNSAIRYSIDRNTDLERFFNVDALSGIISTAKPLDREANSVHNLTIFAIESQDPTQIGKGLTLITVMDINDNAPVFAIDYETLLCENAMPGQVIQTISAVDKDEPLSGHRFYFALAAPVAGNLNFTLRDNKDNTASILTKRGGFRRREQAVYRLPVLIVDSGSPALSSTNTLSVRVCDCDSDGVALSCGAVAYTATGLSTGALLAILGCIITLLVMVLLIVTMRRRKKEPLILEEERDIRENIVRYDDEGGGEEDTEAFDMVTLRNLNVIRDPTVRRDVTPDTPTFFHYSSASRPSYKCLPDNVVFREFIWERLKDADVDPSAPPYDSLQTYAFEGSGSVAESLSSLESLSTDSDQNYDYLSNWGPRFKKLADLYGTGDGTSVFS; encoded by the exons GGGTCATCAGAACAGCTCTGCCCAACATGGACCGGGAGACGAGGGACCAGTACGTGCTGGTCATCCAGGCCAAAGACATGGTGGGCCAGATGGGAGGCCTCTCCGGGACCACCTCTGTCACCGTCACGCTCACAGACGTCAACGACAACCCGCCTCGCTTCACTCACAGTGA CTATCAGTACTCGGTGCCGGAGTCCCTGCCGGTGCGATCTGTGGTGGCGAGGATCAAGGCGGCGGACGCGGACATCGGCTCCAACGCGGAGATGGACTACCGGATCATGGACGGAGACGGGCCCGGCACGTTCAACATCACAACAGATGATGTCACGCAGGATGGGGTGATCGTCCTGCTGAAG ccTCTAGACTACGAAACAaagagcagcttctctctgagaGTCGAGGCCACGAACAGGAACATCGACACCAACTTCTTGACCCTGGGCCCGTTCAGCGACACCACCTCGGTCAAAGTGACGGTGGAGGACGTGAACGAGCCGCCCGTCTTCTCCTCGCCGCTCAGCAGGATGGTCATTTCGGAGGACGCCAAAGTGGGCACTTCGATCGGGAGGGTCTCGGCCCACGATCCAGATACCTCCAACAGCGCCATCAG gtACTCCATCGACAGGAACACGGACCTGGAGCGCTTCTTTAACGTGGACGCTCTGAGTGGGATCATCAGCACGGCCAAGCCTCTGGACCGCGAGGCCAACTCCGTCCACAACCTCACCATCTTCGCCATCGAGAGCC AGGACCCGACCCAGATCGGAAAAGGCCTGACGCTCATCACCGTCATGGACATCAATGACAACGCTCCGGTCTTCGCCATCGACTATGAAACCCTCCTGTGTGAAAACGCCATGCCAGGACAG GTGATCCAGACCATCAGTGCGGTGGATAAGGACGAACCTCTGAGCGGACACCGCTTCTACTTCGCCCTCGCTGCACCTGTTGCCGGAAACCTCAACTTCACTCTGCGAGATAACAAAG ACAACACGGCGTCCATCCTGACGAAGCGCGGCGGCTTCAGGAGACGGGAGCAGGCCGTGTACCGGCTGCCCGTGCTGATCGTGGACAGCGGCAGCCCGGCCCTCAGCAGCACCAACACGCTCTCGGTGCGGGTGTGCGACTGCGACTCGGACGGCGTGGCCCTGTCCTGTGGAGCCGTGGCGTACACGGCGACCGGCCTGAGCACCGGCGCCCTCCTGGCTATTTTAGGCTGCATCATCACGCTGCTGG TCATGGTTCTGCTCATCGTGACGATGCGCCGGAGGAAGAAGGAGCCGCTGAtcctggaggaggagcgggacATCAGGGAGAACATTGTCCGCTACGACGACGAGGGCGGCGGCGAGGAGGACACGGAGGCCTTCGACATGGTCACCCTGCGCAACCTCAACGTCATCAGAGACCCCACGGTGCGCAGAGACGTCACGCCGGACACGCCCACCTTCTTCCATTACTCATCGGCCTCTCGCCCGTCCTATAAATGCCTGCCAGACAATGTGGTGTTCCGAGAGTTTATCTGGGAGCGGCTCAAGGATGCTGACGTGGACCCGTCGGCCCCCCCGTACGACTCGCTGCAGACATACGCGTTTGAAGGCAGCGGCTCGGTAGCGGAGTCACTGAGCTCACTGGAGTCGCTAAGTACAGACTCAGACCAGAACTATGACTATCTCAGCAACTGGGGGCCGCGCTTCAAGAAGCTGGCCGACCTGTACGGCACCGGCGACGGCACCAGTGTCTTCTCATAG